A genomic stretch from Chitinophaga agri includes:
- a CDS encoding GNAT family N-acetyltransferase, producing the protein MLELPVNEAVVLRQLQPEHAPALYNQLDHSRKSLRRFLPWVDYNTQQEHTLRFIEMMLRKAEDREAIAMGIWYQGELGGVIDLHGWDHQLEKAEIGYWLGEDFRGKGLVVNACKALISFAFESLRLNKLEIRFALQNTSSAQIPIRLGFTKEGILRHSAKLHGQYVDTVVMGILKQDWKY; encoded by the coding sequence ATGCTGGAATTACCTGTTAACGAGGCTGTTGTGTTAAGGCAGTTGCAACCTGAACATGCCCCGGCCCTCTATAACCAACTGGATCATTCCAGAAAGAGTCTTCGCCGATTCCTGCCGTGGGTGGACTATAACACCCAGCAGGAACATACACTTCGTTTTATTGAGATGATGCTTCGCAAGGCCGAAGATCGTGAGGCGATTGCTATGGGGATATGGTATCAGGGAGAATTAGGTGGCGTAATTGACCTGCATGGCTGGGATCATCAGCTGGAAAAGGCAGAGATCGGGTATTGGCTGGGAGAGGATTTCCGGGGGAAAGGATTGGTAGTAAATGCCTGTAAGGCCCTTATTTCGTTTGCATTTGAATCGCTGAGACTGAATAAACTGGAGATCAGGTTTGCATTACAGAATACATCCAGCGCTCAGATCCCCATCAGGCTCGGTTTTACCAAAGAGGGTATTCTTCGCCACAGTGCCAAATTACATGGGCAGTATGTGGATACCGTCGTGATGGGGATCCTGAAGCAGGACTGGAAATATTAG